A section of the Humulus lupulus chromosome 2, drHumLupu1.1, whole genome shotgun sequence genome encodes:
- the LOC133819064 gene encoding protein transport protein SEC23 G, with the protein MDFVELEAIEGLRWSWNSWPASKTDSTALIIPLSIMCTPLMQQPELPILSYDPVVCSQCAAVLNPYARVQYASRIWFCPFCHHKNLFPPSYAGIGETNLPAELFPTYSVVEYAPGRKVTSGGPPSTGSGLNLSYNSRANGLSSSSLSLSSMASSASSLAGLDSRSIGPAFVFVVDACSAVDELRALKNDLLRVVEQLPEDALVSLVTFDSMVHVHDLGFSECSKVVMFHGERELSSDQTQQFLGFKHTKPKPLGTTSIFQNQGFLIPISECEFNITTAIEEIHCSHEVKRGHRPQRCTGAAISAAIGLLEGCLGNTGSRIMVFTSGPATLGPGIVIDSDLSNSIRTHRDLINGCAPYYRKSCSFYKRLSQRLSDASIVLDLFACSLDQVGSGELKDAVEKSGGFMMLAESFESSQFRSCLRHIFTRDEKGHLKMYFDATIEVVTTKDVKICGALGPCVSLQRKNNLVSSDEIGEGGTFIWKLGTLTNKTCFAFFFQVSDEQEIQPGSAFFIQFITRYRNGSMGIRKRVTTAARRWVGKRAPEISAGFDQEAAASVMARLAIDRAEGHFARDVIRWLDDALIRFASKFGDYVPEDPSSFRLSSNFSLYPQFMYYLRRSQFIDVFNCTPDETAFFRLMLNREGVVSSLIMIQPTLFEYSFDGPPVPVLLDVRSISPDVILLFDSYFYVVIHYGSKIAQWRKLGYDKDPNHENLRKLLDAPELDAEQLVVERVPAPKLIRCDQHSSQARFLLAKLNPSVTQNSTYTNGSDIIFTDDLSLQVFLDHLQVLAVQD; encoded by the exons ATGGATTTCGTTGAGTTGGAGGCGATCGAGGGTCTCCGGTGGTCGTGGAACTCATGGCCGGCGTCCAAAACTGATTCGACGGCCTTGATTATCCCTCTCAGTATCATGTGCACGCCATTGATGCAACAGCCGGAGCTTCCCATTCTTTCTTACGACCCAGTTGTTTGTTCTCAATGCGCCGCCGTTTTGAACCCTTATGCCAGGGTTCAATACGCTTCCCGTATCTGGTTCTGCCCCTTTTGTCACCACAAGAACTTGTTCCCGCCCTCTTATGCCGGAATCGGAGAGACTAATCTTCCGGCTGAGCTTTTCCCCACTTATAGCGTCGTTGAGTACGCGCCCGGAAGGAAAGTCACGAGCGGTGGCCCCCCGAGTACGGGCTCTGGTTTGAATCTCAGTTACAACAGCAGGGCAAATGGGTTGTCGTCATCTTCGTTGTCGTTGTCGTCTATGGCTTCTTCGGCATCGTCGTTGGCGGGTTTGGACTCGCGCTCGATCGGTCCTGCGTTTGTGTTTGTCGTGGATGCTTGTTCGGCTGTGGATGAGCTTCGAGCACTCAAGAACGACCTGTTGCGTGTTGTAGAGCAGTTGCCTGAGGATGCTCTTGTTAGTTTAGTTACCTTTGATTCAATGGTTCATGTTCATGATCTTGGATTTTCTGAGTGTTCGAAGGTCGTGATGTTTCATGGTGAACGGGAGCTATCATCTGATCAG ACACAACAATTTCTGGGGTTTAAACACACGAAGCCAAAGCCCCTTGGAACTACTTCAATTTTCCAAAACCAAGGCTTTCTGATACCAATTTCTGAATGTGAATTTAATATTACAACTGCAATTGAAGAGATTCATTGTTCACATGAAGTTAAACGAGGTCATCGTCCTCAAAGATGTACAGGGGCAGCTATATCAGCTGCGATTGGACTTCTAGAAGGATGCTTAGGAAACACTGGTTCACGAATCATGGTATTTACATCTGGACCTGCAACACTAGGTCCAGGAATTGTTATAGACTCGGATCTTAGTAATTCCATCAGAACTCACCGGGATCTCATCAATGGTTGTGCACCCTATTATAGAAAATCTTGCAGCTTCTACAAGCGATTGTCACAGAGGTTATCTGATGCGTCTATTGTTCTTGATTTGTTTGCTTGTTCTCTTGATCAAGTTGGATCAGGAGAGTTGAAGGATGCTGTTGAGAAATCAGGAGGTTTCATGATGTTAGCAGAGTCATTTGAGTCGAGTCAATTCAGAAGCTGCTTGAGGCACATTTTTACCCGTGATGAAAAGGGGCATTTGAAGATGTATTTTGATGCAACTATTGAggtagtgacaacaaaagatgTAAAAATATGTGGTGCCTTAGGCCCTTGTGTTTCTCTTCAAAGAAAGAACAACTTAGTGAGTAGCGACGAGATTGGGGAGGGTGGCACGTTTATTTGGAAGTTGGGTACACTGACTAATAAAACATGCTTTGCATTCTTTTTCCAAGTGAGTGACGAGCAGGAGATTCAACCTGGATCTGCATTTTTCATACAATTTATAACAAGATACAGAAATGGGAGTATGGGAATCCGGAAAAGAGTGACCACTGCTGCTAGAAGATGGGTCGGGAAACGAGCACCTGAAATTAGTGCAGGGTTTGATCAAGAGGCAGCAGCATCTGTGATGGCCAGACTCGCCATTGATCGAGCTGAGGGGCATTTTGCTCGAGATGTCATCAGATGGCTGGATGACGCGTTGATTCGTTTTGCTTCAAAGTTTGGAGATTATGTTCCAGAAGATCCATCTTCTTTTCGCTTGTCATCCAACTTCTCTCTTTATCCCCAGTTCATGTACTACTTAAGGAGGTCTCAGTTTATTGATGTTTTTAATTGTACCCCAGATGAGACTGCTTTCTTTCGCTTAATGCTGAATCGTGAAGGAGTGGTCAGTTCACTTATCATGATCCAGCCTACTCTTTTTGAGTACTCCTTCGATGGCCCACCTGTTCCAGTCCTCCTAGATGTTCGCTCCATCTCACCAGATGTAATCTTGCTCTTCGATTCTTATTTCTACGTAGTTATCCATTATGGCTCGAAAATTGCTCAATGGAGGAAGCTTGGTTATGACAAGGATCCAAACCATGAGAACTTAAGAAAGCTGTTGGATGCCCCAGAGCTCGACGCAGAGCAATTGGTGGTTGAACGAGTTCCAGCACCTAAGCTAATAAGGTGTGACCAACATAGTAGTCAGGCAAGATTTCTTCTGGCCAAGTTGAATCCTTCTGTTACTCAAAATTCAACATACACGAACGGGTCAGATATTATTTTCACAGATGATTTGAGTTTGCAAGTCTTTTTAGATCACTTGCAGGTCCTGGCAGTGCAGGATTGA